The Coffea eugenioides isolate CCC68of chromosome 8, Ceug_1.0, whole genome shotgun sequence genome has a segment encoding these proteins:
- the LOC113779115 gene encoding lysine-specific demethylase JMJ706 isoform X1: MVEGKACMSREAKLEFLKRKRLQRMKTETVNDFTCVSNMMSRSGGDALRGSAPCGVRIHGNMDNFSQPGATSNVKDVFTKRKVAKFDTTDLDWIDKIPECPVYCPNKEEFEDPLVYLQRIAPEASKYGICKIVCPVSADVPAGVVLMKEKAGFKFTTRVQPLRLAEWDTDDKVTFFMSGRNYTFRDFEKMANKVFARRYCSAGCLPATYLEKEFWHEIACGKTESVEYACDVDGSAFSSSSSDQLGKSKWNLKKLSRLPKSVLRLLQTAIPGVTEPMLYIGMLFSMFAWHVEDHYLYSINYHHCGAAKTWYGIPGHAALDFEKVVREHVYTRDILSADGEDGAFDVLLGKTTLFPPSILLQHNVPVYKAVQKPGEYIVTFPRAYHAGFSHGFNCGEAVNFAIGDWFPLGSIASRRYALLNRMPLLPHEELLCKEALILCMRSEVEDPEYSSADSIAQRNIKVSFVNLMRFQHQARWCLMKSRACWGVSSFSHGTILCSICKRDCYVAYLNCNCTSHPVCLRHDPKLLDFPCGGIQTLFLREDIFDMEAAAKKFEQEDSILDEQLSRHSDDLILLYNIFPWAQSSGYIPYCDIDLESNLAFPNIENPSEEPMSSSPCYPSMCDVENLKTEKLDTSTISSFVELADSITKIDHVHESHLRNPASIKSSTEALVGFGDSESLMSDEHAGGHLRENQRKDVRPTEDNESDESDSEIFRVKRRSSVKIEQRYGQDPLSVSFDHQGFKRLKKCQSEASNGQLIASEPSVADIPSYTSRPKSNNFKEVADNGLRDRFANRNTGNLSIKIKKVGNDEMMSKNREHQRSDRCQHDLGRTAREPQPPLEMGPKRLKVKGPSFIGLDNRLD, translated from the exons ATG GTGGAAGGAAAGGCTTGTATGTCAAGAGAGGCTAAATTGGAATTCTTGAAGCGCAAAAGGCTTCAGCGGATGAAAACTGAAACTGTTAATGATTTCACTTGTGTCAGTAACATGATGAGTAGGAGCGGAGGAGATGCTTTAAGAGGCTCTGCACCATGTGGTGTGAGAATCCATGGCAATATGGATAACTTTTCACAACCTGGAGCTACTTCAAACGTGAAAGATGTATTTACCAAGCGCAAAGTGGCAAAGTTCGATACTACTGACCTTGACTGGATAGATAAAATTCCAGAGTGTCCTGTTTATTGTCCGAATAAGGAGGAGTTTGAGGATCCTTTAGTTTATCTGCAGAGAATAGCTCCTGAAGCTTCCAAATATG GAATATGCAAGATTGTTTGCCCTGTAAGTGCTGATGTTCCGGCTGGTGTAGTTTTGATGAAAGAAAAAGCTGGATTCAAGTTTACAACAAGAGTTCAACCTCTTCGTCTTGCTGAGTGGGACACAGATGACAAAGTCACTTTCTTTATGAGTGGAAG AAACTATACATTTCGTGATTTCGAGAAAATGGCGAACAAGGTATTTGCACGTAGATATTGTAGTGCTGGATGTCTTCCTGCTACATACTTGGAAAAAGAATTTTGGCATGAAATAGCATGTGGAAAGACTGAAAGTGTTGAATATGCATGCGATGTTGATGGTAGTGCCTTTTCATCTTCTTCCAGTGATCAGCTCGGAAAAAGCAAATGGAATTTGAAG AAACTTTCTCGGTTGCCGAAATCCGTTTTACGCCTTCTACAAACGGCAATCCCG GGTGTTACAGAACCTATGCTCTACATTGGGATGCTATTTAGTATGTTTGCATGGCACGTGGAAGATCATTACTTGTATAG TATCAATTACCATCATTGTGGGGCAGCGAAAACCTGGTATGGCATTCCAGGTCATGCGGCTCTGGATTTCGAAAAGGTGGTTCGAGAACATGTTTACACTCGTGATATTTTGTCTGCTGATGGAGAGGATGGGGCTTTTGATGTGCTTTTGGGGAAGACAACACTCTTTCCTCCAAGCATACTCTTGCAGCATAATGTCCCTGTCTACAAGGCTGTGCAGAAGCCTGGGGAGTATATAGTAACCTTTCCTAGAGCATACCATGCAGGATTTAGCCATG GCTTCAATTGTGGTGAAGCTGTGAACTTTGCAATTGGCGATTGGTTTCCATTGGGGTCAATTGCCAGCCGTCGTTACGCACTTCTAAATAGGATGCCACTTCTTCCCCATGAGGAGCTTCTATGTAAAGAAGCACTGATCCTTTGCATGCGTTCGGAAGTTGAAGATCCAGAATATTCATCTGCAGACTCGATAGCACAACGAAACATAAAGGTTTCTTTTGTGAATTTGATGCGGTTCCAGCATCAAGCTCGTTGGTGCTTGATGAAATCACGAGCATGCTGGggtgtttcttcattttctcaTGGAACTATCCTTTGTAGCATCTGTAAACGTGATTGTTATGTAGCATATCTTAACTGCAATTGCACCTCACATCCTGTGTGCCTGCGCCATG ATCCTAAGTTGCTTGACTTCCCTTGTGGTGGCATTCAAACGCTCTTTTTGAGGGAAGATATATTTGACATGGAAGCTGCAGCGAAGAAGTTTGAGCAGGAGGACAGTATATTGGATGAGCAACTCTCTAGGCATAGCGATGACCTTATTCTGCTATATAACATCTTCCCCTGGGCACAATCAAGTGGGTATATCCCTTACTGTGATATAGACTTAGAATCAAACTTGGCATTTCCAAACATTGAGAATCCGTCAGAAGAGCCAATGAGCAGTTCTCCCTGCTATCCTTCCATGTGCGATGTAGAAAATTTGAAGACAGAGAAGTTAGATACATCAACCATCAGTTCTTTTGTAGAGCTAGCTGATAGTATAACCAAAATTGATCAT GTACATGAGTCTCATTTACGAAATCCAGCGTCTATTAAGTCTTCTACAGAAGCACTTGTTGGCTTTGGAGATTCTGAATCTTTGATGAGTGATGAGCATGCCGGTGGGCATCTCagggaaaatcaaaggaaagatGTAAGACCTACAGAGGATAATGAAAGTGATGAATCTGATTCAGAAATCTTCAGGGTCAAAAGGCGTTCTTCAGTAAAGATTGAGCAGAGATATGGACAGGATCCCCTATCTGTCAGTTTTGATCATCAG GGGTTCAAGCGGCTAAAGAAATGTCAGTCAGAGGCTAGTAACGGGCAATTGATTGCATCAGAGCCTTCAGTGGCTGATATTCCAAGTTATACTTCACGTCcaaaatcaaataatttcaaAGAAGTTGCAGATAATGGTTTGAGAGACAGGTTTGCCAATAGAAACACTGGTAATCTATCCATCAAGATTAAGAAAGTGGGGAATGATGAGATGATGAGCAAGAACAGGGAGCATCAAAGATCTGATAGGTGCCAGCATGACCTGGGGAGAACAGCGAGGGAGCCACAGCCACCTTTGGAGATGGGGCCAAAACGTCTTAAAGTTAAAGGTCCTTCTTTCATAGGATTGGACAACAGGTTGGATTAA
- the LOC113779115 gene encoding lysine-specific demethylase JMJ706 isoform X2, whose product MVEGKACMSREAKLEFLKRKRLQRMKTETVNDFTCVSNMMSRSGGDALRGSAPCGVRIHGNMDNFSQPGATSNVKDVFTKRKVAKFDTTDLDWIDKIPECPVYCPNKEEFEDPLVYLQRIAPEASKYVLMKEKAGFKFTTRVQPLRLAEWDTDDKVTFFMSGRNYTFRDFEKMANKVFARRYCSAGCLPATYLEKEFWHEIACGKTESVEYACDVDGSAFSSSSSDQLGKSKWNLKKLSRLPKSVLRLLQTAIPGVTEPMLYIGMLFSMFAWHVEDHYLYSINYHHCGAAKTWYGIPGHAALDFEKVVREHVYTRDILSADGEDGAFDVLLGKTTLFPPSILLQHNVPVYKAVQKPGEYIVTFPRAYHAGFSHGFNCGEAVNFAIGDWFPLGSIASRRYALLNRMPLLPHEELLCKEALILCMRSEVEDPEYSSADSIAQRNIKVSFVNLMRFQHQARWCLMKSRACWGVSSFSHGTILCSICKRDCYVAYLNCNCTSHPVCLRHDPKLLDFPCGGIQTLFLREDIFDMEAAAKKFEQEDSILDEQLSRHSDDLILLYNIFPWAQSSGYIPYCDIDLESNLAFPNIENPSEEPMSSSPCYPSMCDVENLKTEKLDTSTISSFVELADSITKIDHVHESHLRNPASIKSSTEALVGFGDSESLMSDEHAGGHLRENQRKDVRPTEDNESDESDSEIFRVKRRSSVKIEQRYGQDPLSVSFDHQGFKRLKKCQSEASNGQLIASEPSVADIPSYTSRPKSNNFKEVADNGLRDRFANRNTGNLSIKIKKVGNDEMMSKNREHQRSDRCQHDLGRTAREPQPPLEMGPKRLKVKGPSFIGLDNRLD is encoded by the exons ATG GTGGAAGGAAAGGCTTGTATGTCAAGAGAGGCTAAATTGGAATTCTTGAAGCGCAAAAGGCTTCAGCGGATGAAAACTGAAACTGTTAATGATTTCACTTGTGTCAGTAACATGATGAGTAGGAGCGGAGGAGATGCTTTAAGAGGCTCTGCACCATGTGGTGTGAGAATCCATGGCAATATGGATAACTTTTCACAACCTGGAGCTACTTCAAACGTGAAAGATGTATTTACCAAGCGCAAAGTGGCAAAGTTCGATACTACTGACCTTGACTGGATAGATAAAATTCCAGAGTGTCCTGTTTATTGTCCGAATAAGGAGGAGTTTGAGGATCCTTTAGTTTATCTGCAGAGAATAGCTCCTGAAGCTTCCAAATATG TTTTGATGAAAGAAAAAGCTGGATTCAAGTTTACAACAAGAGTTCAACCTCTTCGTCTTGCTGAGTGGGACACAGATGACAAAGTCACTTTCTTTATGAGTGGAAG AAACTATACATTTCGTGATTTCGAGAAAATGGCGAACAAGGTATTTGCACGTAGATATTGTAGTGCTGGATGTCTTCCTGCTACATACTTGGAAAAAGAATTTTGGCATGAAATAGCATGTGGAAAGACTGAAAGTGTTGAATATGCATGCGATGTTGATGGTAGTGCCTTTTCATCTTCTTCCAGTGATCAGCTCGGAAAAAGCAAATGGAATTTGAAG AAACTTTCTCGGTTGCCGAAATCCGTTTTACGCCTTCTACAAACGGCAATCCCG GGTGTTACAGAACCTATGCTCTACATTGGGATGCTATTTAGTATGTTTGCATGGCACGTGGAAGATCATTACTTGTATAG TATCAATTACCATCATTGTGGGGCAGCGAAAACCTGGTATGGCATTCCAGGTCATGCGGCTCTGGATTTCGAAAAGGTGGTTCGAGAACATGTTTACACTCGTGATATTTTGTCTGCTGATGGAGAGGATGGGGCTTTTGATGTGCTTTTGGGGAAGACAACACTCTTTCCTCCAAGCATACTCTTGCAGCATAATGTCCCTGTCTACAAGGCTGTGCAGAAGCCTGGGGAGTATATAGTAACCTTTCCTAGAGCATACCATGCAGGATTTAGCCATG GCTTCAATTGTGGTGAAGCTGTGAACTTTGCAATTGGCGATTGGTTTCCATTGGGGTCAATTGCCAGCCGTCGTTACGCACTTCTAAATAGGATGCCACTTCTTCCCCATGAGGAGCTTCTATGTAAAGAAGCACTGATCCTTTGCATGCGTTCGGAAGTTGAAGATCCAGAATATTCATCTGCAGACTCGATAGCACAACGAAACATAAAGGTTTCTTTTGTGAATTTGATGCGGTTCCAGCATCAAGCTCGTTGGTGCTTGATGAAATCACGAGCATGCTGGggtgtttcttcattttctcaTGGAACTATCCTTTGTAGCATCTGTAAACGTGATTGTTATGTAGCATATCTTAACTGCAATTGCACCTCACATCCTGTGTGCCTGCGCCATG ATCCTAAGTTGCTTGACTTCCCTTGTGGTGGCATTCAAACGCTCTTTTTGAGGGAAGATATATTTGACATGGAAGCTGCAGCGAAGAAGTTTGAGCAGGAGGACAGTATATTGGATGAGCAACTCTCTAGGCATAGCGATGACCTTATTCTGCTATATAACATCTTCCCCTGGGCACAATCAAGTGGGTATATCCCTTACTGTGATATAGACTTAGAATCAAACTTGGCATTTCCAAACATTGAGAATCCGTCAGAAGAGCCAATGAGCAGTTCTCCCTGCTATCCTTCCATGTGCGATGTAGAAAATTTGAAGACAGAGAAGTTAGATACATCAACCATCAGTTCTTTTGTAGAGCTAGCTGATAGTATAACCAAAATTGATCAT GTACATGAGTCTCATTTACGAAATCCAGCGTCTATTAAGTCTTCTACAGAAGCACTTGTTGGCTTTGGAGATTCTGAATCTTTGATGAGTGATGAGCATGCCGGTGGGCATCTCagggaaaatcaaaggaaagatGTAAGACCTACAGAGGATAATGAAAGTGATGAATCTGATTCAGAAATCTTCAGGGTCAAAAGGCGTTCTTCAGTAAAGATTGAGCAGAGATATGGACAGGATCCCCTATCTGTCAGTTTTGATCATCAG GGGTTCAAGCGGCTAAAGAAATGTCAGTCAGAGGCTAGTAACGGGCAATTGATTGCATCAGAGCCTTCAGTGGCTGATATTCCAAGTTATACTTCACGTCcaaaatcaaataatttcaaAGAAGTTGCAGATAATGGTTTGAGAGACAGGTTTGCCAATAGAAACACTGGTAATCTATCCATCAAGATTAAGAAAGTGGGGAATGATGAGATGATGAGCAAGAACAGGGAGCATCAAAGATCTGATAGGTGCCAGCATGACCTGGGGAGAACAGCGAGGGAGCCACAGCCACCTTTGGAGATGGGGCCAAAACGTCTTAAAGTTAAAGGTCCTTCTTTCATAGGATTGGACAACAGGTTGGATTAA